A stretch of DNA from Besnoitia besnoiti strain Bb-Ger1 chromosome II, whole genome shotgun sequence:
CCATTCAAAAACAGAAATGAGGAAACCTGGCAGAAGTCTCTTGCAGAACGCAGGTCGCGACAGACCACAGGCTCGAACCCGacatatgcatgcacggACTTGAAATAGGCATGTCCGCGTACACGTGTTTCccaatatatgtatatatatatgtatgtaagTCCTTGCTTGAGTAAATATTTCCTCGCATTTCCTTCTGCTCGCCCGTCCTCCCGAAATACGGTTTAAGGTCATATCCAGACAAGCATATGCAGCCCAGCGCAATGGCATCAATGCGCATCTCTCTCCAAATACCTGTCCCCCTTCCGTCGTTCCTTTCTCGGCAGCTCCACTCTCTTGCCAGCACTCAGATGTGAGTGTATAGACACGTACAATtgtttgtatatatatatatatatatacatttcTTTTTGTGGATGTATATGCACGCCTCGGTCTGGGTTGCACGAGTGTCATGCCGCTGGACGTTTTGTATTAGTTGGTTGCAATAAAACGAGCTTTCGAAATGTGGTCACGTGAAATAGACAAGAAGCACGGTAATATCGTCCACGACGTTGTGCTCTTCATCAATCCACCGCTTCCACGCCTCACGCGCAATGGCATCGCACGCCTCCTGAACCTGGTAATGCGCAGCCGGAAAAGAGAAAGCTGAAAAAAAATTctcgcagagacgaggcgctcaTTCGCATATCAAACAACGTGCCGCCAGCTTCACTATGCCTTTGTTTTTGCGCGACTCTCTCCGCTCCCGCACATTCGAAAAAGCCTCAGACAGACTTCTTCGATGTGCGGGAACTACGGGATTCAGTACAGTCAACGCATGTCgcgctgcatgcatatatatatatatatatatatatatatatacatatatataatagatagatagatagataaagatagatagatagaaaaaaaatagatagatagatagatagatagatagatagatagatagatagatagatagatagatagatatagatagatagatagatagataagataagatagatagatagatagatagataatagatagatagatagatagatagatagatagatagatagatagatagatagaaaaaaaaaaaaaaaaaaaaaaaaaaaaaatagatagatagatagatagatagatagatagatagatagatagatagatagatagatagatagatagatagatagatagatagattagatagatagataaaaaaaaaaaaaaaaaaaaaaaaaaaaaaaaaaaaaaaaaaaatagatagatagatagatagatagatagatagatagatagatagatagattagatagatagataaagatagatagatagatagaaaaaaaaaaaaaaaaaaaaaaaaaaaaaaaaaaaaaaaaaaaaaaaaaaaaaaaaaaaaaa
This window harbors:
- a CDS encoding hypothetical protein (encoded by transcript BESB_038160), with product MWSREIDKKHGNIVHDVVLFINPPLPRLTRNGIARLLNLIEKKKKKKKKKKKKKKKKKKKKKKKIDRLDR